The Medicago truncatula cultivar Jemalong A17 chromosome 4, MtrunA17r5.0-ANR, whole genome shotgun sequence genome includes a region encoding these proteins:
- the LOC25480439 gene encoding protein RKD4 yields the protein MESKPLTCCDCDLFHHKNEKPFSYNFQFPNSGIISEYLLMNDKFPIHDDGLEFEELMKCNSPHNPLYIEPMPSLEGYHQTMPHSQFKFWLYLLINTVAADDYGISYDVEKGFGDWREIINDAAFGSDKLYLCYTNENSGNEIKKEVVEVKPERVERISDGNTKNLSRKIISQYFYMPITQAARELNVGLTHLKKRCRELGIRRWPHRKLMSLQTLINNIQELGKEDGLRSDEKFMDIEKLEEEMKLVEEMPDMQLQDHTKRLRQHCFKANYKKRKLMDQLIMF from the exons ATGGAGAGTAAGCCACTTACTTGTTGTGACTGTGACCTTTTCCATCACAAAAATGAAAAGCCATTTTCATATAACTTCCAATTTCCTAACAG TGGAATCATTAGTGAGTATTTACTAATGAATGACAAATTTCCCATACACGATGATGGTTTGGAATTTGAGGAGCTTATGAAGTGTAATTCCCCTCATAACCCTTTATACATTGAACCAATGCCAAGCCTCGAAGGTTATCATCAAACCATGCCACATTCTCAATTTAAATTTTGGTTATATCTTCTGATTAATACTGTGGCTGCAGATGACTATGGAATTTCTTATGATGTGGAGAAAGGATTTGGTGACTGGAGAGAAATTATCAACGATGCAGCGTTTGGTTCTGACAAATTGTATTTATGTTACACTAATGAAAATAGTGGAAATGAAATTAAGAAAGAGGTCGTGGAGGTTAAGCCAGAAAGAGTAGAGAGGATTAGTGATGGTAATACAAAGAATTTGTCAAGGAAGATTATATCTCAGTATTTTTATATGCCAATAACACAAGCTGCAAGAGAACTCAATGTGGGCCTCAcacatttgaaaaaaagatgtagGGAATTGGGTATTCGTAGGTGGCCCCATAGAAAACTCATGAGCCTTCAAACCTTGATCAATAATATTCAG GAGCTAGGGAAAGAGGATGGTTTACGTAGTGATGAAAAGTTTATGGATATCGAGAAATTGGAAGAGGAAATGAAGCTGGTGGAGGAGATGCCAGATATGCAATTGCAAGATCATACCAAAAGGCTTAGACAACATTGTTTTAAGGCCAATTACAAGAAAAGAAAGCTTATGGATCAGCTGATCATGTTTTAA
- the LOC120580098 gene encoding pentatricopeptide repeat-containing protein At3g47530, which yields MAPVWSSCSINLKSPSYFTSPIAIAIAIHLRHYNTTIPQPYQHHPQKLISFFNLNHKESIISIIKSINHTTHLLQIHAHILTTTLIQDSSVSHHFLCRVALSGPLQNPNYSLRFFQQINPPFVSHYNTMIRAYSFSESPQKSLFLYRDMRRIGIAANPLTSSFVVKSCIRFLYLLGGVQVHCNVFKDGHQSDTILLTALIDLYSQCQKCDDACKVFDEMPQKDTVAWNVMISCYIRNNRTRDALRLFDVMQTQGYGCEPDDVTCLLLLQACARLNSLEFGERVHGYIMERGYGGALNLSNSLITMYSRCGCLDKAYEVFMGIKNKSVVSWSAMISGLAVNGYGREAIEAFEEMRRNGIQPDDHTITGVLSACSHSGLLDEGMSFFDRMISEFRVTPAIHHYGCIVDLLGRAGFVDKAYQLIMSMEVKPDSTVWRTLLGACRIHGHVTLGERVIEQLIELKAQEAGDYVLLLNLYSSAGHWEKVAEVRKLMREKSIQTTPGCCTIELKGIVHEFVVDDISHSRKIEIYRTLDEINKQLKIAGYVVELSSELHKMDDKGKGYALSYHSEKLAIAFGVLVTPPGTALRVASNLRICVDCHNFLKMFSAVYNRDVILRDHKRFHQFRGGHCSCTDYW from the coding sequence ATGGCGCCAGTTTGGTCCTCGTGCTCAATCAATCTCAAATCACCCTCTTATTTCACTTCCCCCATTGCCATTGCTATTGCCATTCATCTCCGTCACTACAATACAACAATCCCTCAACCATATCAACATCACCCACAAAAactcatttcatttttcaaccTAAACCACAAAGAATCGATAATTTCTATCATAAAATCTATTAACCATACCACCCATTTACTCCAAATTCATGCTCACATTCTCACAACAACCCTCATTCAAGACTCTTCTGTTTCTCATCACTTCTTATGCCGCGTTGCACTCTCTGGCCCATTACAAAACCCCAACTATTCTCTTCGTTTCTTTCAGCAAATCAACCCTCCCTTTGTTTCCCACTATAACACCATGATCAGAGCTTATTCCTTCAGCGAATCACCtcaaaaatctctttttttataCCGAGATATGCGAAGAATAGGCATTGCTGCGAACCCTTTAACTTCTTCATTTGTTGTTAAGTCATGTATAAGGTTTTTGTATCTTCTTGGAGGGGTTCAGGTTCATTGCAACGTCTTCAAAGACGGACATCAATCAGATACCATTTTGCTCACTGCTCTTATAGATTTGTATTCACAATGTCAGAAATGTGATGATGCATGTAAGGTGTTTGATGAGATGCCTCAGAAGGATACTGTTGCTTGGAATGTGATGATTTCTTGTTATATTAGAAATAATCGAACCCGGGATGCTTTGAGATTGTTTGATGTTATGCAGACTCAAGGGTATGGATGTGAGCCGGATGATGTTACTTGTTTGCTTCTTCTTCAAGCCTGTGCTCGTTTGAATTCGTTGGAGTTTGGCGAACGGGTTCATGGTTATATTATGGAACGGGGATATGGTGGTGCACTCAATTTGTCTAATTCTCTTATAACAATGTATTCGCGGTGTGGTTGTTTAGATAAGGCTTATGAGGTGTTTATgggaataaaaaacaaaagtgtggTTTCGTGGAGTGCAATGATATCTGGTTTGGCAGTGAATGGATATGGGAGAGAAGCTATTGAAGCATTTGAAGAGATGCGGAGAAATGGCATTCAGCCTGATGATCATACAATCACTGGTGTCCTTTCAGCTTGCAGTCATTCTGGATTATTAGATGAGGGGATGTCGTTTTTTGACCGAATGATCTCAGAGTTTCGGGTAACTCCAGCCATCCACCATTATGGCTGCATTGTTGATCTATTGGGTCGTGCTGGCTTTGTTGATAAGGCCTACCAGCTTATTATGTCCATGGAGGTAAAGCCAGATTCCACCGTGTGGAGGACCTTGCTCGGGGCATGCAGAATTCATGGTCATGTTACACTCGGTGAACGAGTAATTGAACAGTTGATTGAATTGAAAGCTCAAGAAGCTGGAGATTATGTTTTGCTTCTGAATCTTTATTCGTCAGCTGGACATTGGGAAAAGGTAGCAGAAGTGAGAAAACTAATGAGAGAAAAGTCAATTCAAACCACACCTGGTTGTTGCACAATTGAACTGAAAGGAATTGTACATGAGTTTGTTGTGGATGATATTTCACATtcaagaaaaattgaaatttatcgCACACTGGATGAGATTAATAAGCAGCTGAAGATAGCTGGTTATGTTGTTGAACTTTCATCTGAACTACATAAGATGGATGACAAAGGAAAAGGATATGCACTCTCTTATCATAGTGAAAAACTGGCTATTGCTTTTGGGGTTCTTGTTACTCCACCAGGCACGGCATTGAGAGTGGCCTCTAATCTCCGGATATGTGTTGATTGCCacaattttctgaaaatgtTTTCTGCGGTTTACAACCGTGATGTAATTCTCAGAGACCATAAACGGTTTCACCAATTCCGGGGAGGACATTGCTCCTGTACTGACTATTGGTAG